The following is a genomic window from Planctomycetota bacterium.
TTCTCACTGCCGCTGTTGTGGTTCGACCACCGCCGCAGGCAATCACGCATCGCCGACTCACGGTCGGCGACACCACCGAGCATGTCACGTGTGTCGGCGTCCAACGCCGGGGGCATCTACGAAGCTAGGCCTTGATGCCGGTGACCTTGACCCGCAAGTACTTCTGGCGGTGCCCGGTCTCGATGTGAACACCCTTGCGACGCTTGACCTTCACGACGCGGAGCTTCTTGCCCTTCACCGGCCCGAGCACGTCGGCCGTAACCGTAGCACCTTCGACCACCGGCGTGCCGATCGTCGGGGCGTCGCCACCTACGAATAGGACGCGGTCGAACGTCACCGTCTCGGGCAGGTTGCTGCCCTCTTCCTCACCCGGCACCACGCGATCGATCTCGAGCACGTCGCCCTCGGCGATCTTGAACTGGCGACCACTATCTTCGATGACGGCGTACATGGGCTCGGCGTTGCAGAAACGGGCGGGACGTTGCGGGCCGCGATGATTCGCCGCCGATATCCGAAGTCAACCGCTCGCCTGAGCCGATGCAAGGGTGTCGGAAGTCCCGACACGACCCGCCATGCCTGCGCTCACGCACGACGACATCTTCGCCAAGGTTCGCGACATCCTCGTCGAGGCGCTCGGCGTCCGGTCGGAGGAGGTGACACCGGATGCGTCCGTTCGCGACGACCTTGGGGCAGAGAGCATCGAGTTCCTCGACATTCAGTTCCGTCTCGAACGCGTTTTCGGGATCAAGATCCCCAAGGGCGACATGATGCCCGAGGACCTCCAGAACAATCCGGACTTCGTCCAGAGCGGCAAGCTGACCGATGCTGGAATCAACGAGCTCAAGAGTCGGCTCCCGCATGCCGACTTCTCCAAGCTCGCGCCTGGCGACGACCTGGAGAC
Proteins encoded in this region:
- a CDS encoding acyl carrier protein encodes the protein MPALTHDDIFAKVRDILVEALGVRSEEVTPDASVRDDLGAESIEFLDIQFRLERVFGIKIPKGDMMPEDLQNNPDFVQSGKLTDAGINELKSRLPHADFSKLAPGDDLETLSRLFTTEAVVRYVEQKLN
- the rplU gene encoding 50S ribosomal protein L21, with translation MYAVIEDSGRQFKIAEGDVLEIDRVVPGEEEGSNLPETVTFDRVLFVGGDAPTIGTPVVEGATVTADVLGPVKGKKLRVVKVKRRKGVHIETGHRQKYLRVKVTGIKA